From Moraxella sp. K1664, one genomic window encodes:
- the betT gene encoding choline BCCT transporter BetT, translating to MEDTKSKDGRLNRTVFACSAVIIVFFSLYTMLFNDSASAILDGVLAWVSTTFGWYYFFAASVYIIFVLFIACSRYGNIKLGPKHSQPEYSLLTWSSMLFAAGIGIDIMFFSVAEPIMQYMNPPVGDDQTTQAAREALMWTIFHYGLTGWCMYALVGIALGYFAYRYNLPLTIRSALYPMIGKKIDGPAGHAVDVAAILGTIFGIATTCGIGVVQLNYGLHVIFDLPENLLWQIGLIALAVAITIVSATTGASKGIKILSELNIYFALGLILFVLFLGNTEFLLNAIVMNVGDYLSRFPTLTLDTFAYNQTPEQKQWIQDWTLFFWAWWIAWSPFVGLFLAQISKGRTIREFVIGTLSIPFMFTLAWLSVMGNSALNEVLGGNLAFAEKIIARPEIGFYELLSTYPWFSVTAIIAFVSGLLFYVTSADSGAIVLSNFSFKSQKNTDTPPIWIRLFWAVAIGMLTAAMLMTDGITALQKATIVMGLPFSFVMFFVMVGLFKSLRLEDFREEITKINAVPVAGGVDVSDWQTRLHRITAYPDTQDTKAMMTNVCLPALTDVADALRQKGLSVRVESVALDDEPSLVQHMLTVDYKDEYNFVYGIVPVKYPVPERPTVDDGQEFYYRLETYLFEGLQGNDLSGFNSEQVINDVLDKYERHRAFLHLNRETPGNRPVFPE from the coding sequence ATGGAAGATACCAAATCCAAAGACGGTCGCCTAAACCGAACGGTATTTGCCTGTTCGGCGGTGATTATTGTCTTTTTTAGCTTATATACCATGCTGTTTAATGACAGTGCATCCGCCATTTTGGACGGTGTGTTGGCATGGGTAAGTACCACTTTTGGTTGGTACTACTTTTTTGCCGCATCGGTGTATATCATTTTTGTACTGTTCATCGCCTGCTCTCGCTATGGCAACATCAAGCTAGGCCCCAAGCACTCCCAACCTGAATACAGTCTTTTGACGTGGTCATCCATGCTGTTTGCTGCAGGGATTGGCATTGACATCATGTTCTTTTCGGTGGCAGAGCCTATCATGCAGTACATGAATCCGCCTGTTGGGGACGATCAGACCACACAGGCGGCTCGTGAAGCCTTGATGTGGACGATTTTTCACTATGGGCTGACGGGCTGGTGTATGTATGCGTTGGTGGGCATTGCCCTTGGCTATTTTGCCTACCGCTACAATCTGCCCCTAACCATTCGCTCGGCATTGTACCCCATGATCGGCAAAAAGATTGACGGACCAGCAGGTCATGCTGTGGACGTGGCGGCGATTTTGGGGACGATTTTTGGTATTGCCACCACTTGCGGTATTGGGGTGGTGCAACTAAACTACGGACTGCACGTTATTTTTGATTTGCCCGAAAACTTACTTTGGCAAATCGGACTTATCGCCCTAGCGGTCGCCATTACCATTGTGTCGGCAACCACAGGGGCATCTAAGGGTATCAAAATCCTATCGGAGCTTAACATTTATTTTGCCTTGGGGCTTATCTTGTTTGTGCTGTTTTTGGGCAATACCGAATTTTTACTAAACGCCATTGTCATGAACGTAGGCGACTATCTTAGCCGTTTTCCGACTTTGACTTTGGATACTTTTGCCTACAACCAAACGCCCGAACAAAAACAATGGATTCAAGACTGGACGCTGTTCTTTTGGGCGTGGTGGATTGCGTGGTCGCCTTTTGTGGGGCTGTTTTTGGCTCAAATCTCAAAAGGTCGCACCATTCGTGAATTTGTCATTGGCACCTTGTCCATTCCCTTTATGTTTACGCTCGCTTGGCTGTCGGTCATGGGTAACAGTGCCTTAAATGAAGTGCTAGGGGGCAACCTTGCCTTTGCCGAAAAAATCATCGCACGCCCTGAGATTGGCTTTTATGAGCTGTTATCCACTTATCCGTGGTTCTCGGTAACGGCAATCATCGCCTTTGTCTCGGGACTTTTGTTTTATGTAACATCGGCAGATTCTGGGGCGATTGTGCTTAGTAATTTTAGCTTTAAAAGCCAAAAAAACACCGACACGCCCCCCATTTGGATACGCCTGTTTTGGGCGGTGGCAATCGGTATGCTGACGGCTGCCATGCTGATGACGGACGGCATCACCGCCCTACAAAAAGCAACCATTGTCATGGGTTTGCCATTTAGCTTTGTTATGTTTTTTGTCATGGTGGGGCTGTTTAAGTCATTACGTCTTGAAGATTTTAGAGAAGAGATTACCAAAATCAACGCCGTGCCTGTGGCAGGGGGCGTGGACGTGAGCGACTGGCAAACTCGCCTGCACCGCATTACCGCCTACCCTGATACCCAAGACACAAAAGCGATGATGACAAATGTCTGTCTGCCTGCTCTGACTGACGTGGCGGACGCTCTACGCCAAAAGGGGCTGTCGGTGCGTGTGGAATCGGTCGCCTTGGACGATGAGCCAAGCCTTGTACAACATATGCTGACGGTGGATTATAAGGACGAGTACAACTTCGTCTATGGCATCGTCCCTGTCAAATACCCCGTGCCAGAGCGTCCAACGGTTGATGATGGGCAAGAGTTTTATTATCGCTTGGAGACATATTTGTTTGAAGGCTTGCAAGGCAATGACTTGTCAGGCTTTAACAGCGAACAAGTCATCAATGACGTACTTGACAAATACGAGCGTCATCGGGCGTTTTTGCACTTAAATCGTGAAACCCCTGGCAATCGCCCTGTGTTTCCTGAATGA
- a CDS encoding (2Fe-2S)-binding protein gives MYVCICHDIKDTQIKTAMLQGVDSVEALQSELLVGTCCGCCMPMVQDLVDEHHAKYVAVDAMAV, from the coding sequence ATGTATGTTTGTATTTGCCATGACATCAAAGACACCCAAATCAAAACTGCCATGCTACAAGGCGTTGATAGTGTAGAAGCGTTGCAAAGTGAGCTACTGGTCGGCACTTGTTGTGGCTGTTGTATGCCAATGGTGCAGGACTTGGTTGATGAACATCATGCCAAATATGTGGCGGTAGATGCCATGGCGGTGTGA
- a CDS encoding helix-turn-helix domain-containing protein yields MAKYTTDFKLSVIGYYLNHHGYKQTAKHFNLNHTTVELWVKLYQAHGIDGIKRRHTKAVYDTDFKLNAVQAIQQGKSLTQLAIELNLPQPSLLSTWLKSYQAFGIMGLIPKPKGKKAMSNKHNANKTKSTWKTKQDHEKSVDDLLDELAYLRAENDYLKKLDALIRQKEQSVQTKNKS; encoded by the coding sequence ATGGCAAAATACACAACCGACTTTAAACTGTCTGTGATTGGGTATTATCTTAATCATCATGGCTACAAACAAACCGCCAAACACTTTAATCTAAACCACACAACCGTAGAGCTATGGGTTAAACTCTATCAAGCACATGGCATTGATGGCATAAAAAGACGACACACAAAGGCTGTCTATGACACAGATTTTAAGCTTAATGCCGTTCAAGCCATACAACAGGGCAAATCGCTTACACAACTTGCCATAGAGCTTAATCTGCCACAACCTTCTTTACTGTCAACTTGGTTAAAGTCCTACCAAGCCTTTGGTATAATGGGACTAATACCCAAACCCAAAGGCAAAAAAGCAATGTCAAACAAACACAACGCTAATAAAACCAAATCAACTTGGAAAACCAAACAAGACCACGAAAAAAGTGTGGATGATTTGCTTGATGAACTTGCCTATCTTAGAGCAGAGAATGACTATCTAAAAAAGCTAGATGCCTTAATTCGTCAAAAGGAACAATCAGTACAAACAAAGAACAAGTCCTGA
- a CDS encoding MipA/OmpV family protein: MKKSLLSLTLLCLSLSAHAQSDTSALDGLTIGALASFGSHAYATDDKVGAVPLVLYDNDYFYAEGSELGFYAHKDSENWFRVGAGYESRHFEPDDATITALKGLNSRKSSANIVLSYMRITPVGGFEIKAGTDMMDRSGGQTVSLAHRSLFKFADDKLTVYPKFGVNWYSDDYNQYYFGVSEQESTKTGIDTYTAKSSYSPFVSVSGKYQFTDHIGAFANTKAEWLSSTQKDSPLTDDKVDIGANVGLTYTF, from the coding sequence ATGAAAAAATCCTTACTTAGCCTAACCCTACTTTGCCTTAGCTTGTCCGCCCATGCCCAATCAGACACATCAGCCCTTGACGGCTTGACCATTGGTGCCTTAGCCAGTTTTGGTTCGCACGCCTATGCCACCGATGATAAAGTGGGGGCAGTGCCACTCGTGCTATACGATAACGACTATTTTTATGCCGAAGGCTCGGAGCTGGGTTTTTATGCTCACAAAGACAGCGAAAACTGGTTTCGTGTGGGGGCGGGCTATGAATCTCGCCACTTTGAGCCAGATGACGCAACCATTACCGCCCTAAAAGGCTTAAACAGCCGTAAATCCAGTGCCAATATTGTGCTAAGTTATATGCGTATCACGCCGGTGGGCGGTTTTGAGATTAAGGCAGGCACGGACATGATGGACAGAAGTGGCGGTCAAACCGTCTCGCTGGCTCATCGCAGTTTGTTTAAATTCGCCGATGACAAACTCACCGTGTATCCCAAATTTGGCGTAAACTGGTACAGCGATGATTATAACCAATACTACTTTGGCGTATCCGAACAAGAAAGCACCAAAACAGGCATAGACACCTACACCGCCAAATCCAGCTACTCGCCCTTTGTCTCGGTCTCTGGCAAATACCAATTTACCGACCACATCGGTGCCTTTGCCAACACCAAAGCCGAATGGCTCTCATCAACCCAAAAAGACAGCCCCCTAACTGATGATAAAGTGGACATTGGAGCAAATGTGGGTTTGACTTATACCTTTTAA
- a CDS encoding IS3 family transposase → MSTNKEQVLIIQELRHKHKLADLLAVSNLPRSVFYYHIRQSTKPDKDLDLKEHINHIYHQHKGRYGYRRITSELNNQLAQKGMVINHKRVQRLMAKLGLKALVRRQRKFNTYKGTMGKDTIQDNILKRDFKADKPNQKWATDITEFKVQDKANDGSVIQRKLYLSPIIDLFNGEIVSYTMKDRPTYELVKEMLNDALSKLSQEKMDDKPIIHSDQGWHYQMHQYQQTLKEQGLTQSMSRKGNCLDNAVIESFFGTLKQEIFYETTTFTSTDELKQVIDEYIHYYNHDRIKSKLKGLSPVKYRNLVQLGLIQPLATT, encoded by the coding sequence ATCAGTACAAACAAAGAACAAGTCCTGATCATCCAAGAATTAAGGCATAAGCACAAACTTGCTGACTTATTGGCAGTGTCAAACTTGCCAAGAAGTGTGTTTTATTACCACATTCGTCAAAGTACAAAGCCTGACAAAGACCTTGACTTAAAAGAACACATTAACCACATCTACCACCAACACAAGGGCAGGTATGGTTATCGTAGAATCACATCAGAGCTTAACAATCAGCTTGCCCAAAAAGGCATGGTCATTAATCATAAACGAGTGCAACGACTGATGGCTAAACTTGGACTCAAAGCATTGGTTCGTCGTCAACGTAAGTTTAATACTTACAAAGGCACAATGGGCAAAGATACCATTCAGGACAATATACTCAAAAGAGACTTTAAAGCAGACAAACCCAATCAAAAGTGGGCAACAGACATCACAGAGTTTAAAGTACAAGACAAGGCAAATGATGGCAGTGTCATTCAAAGAAAACTCTACCTATCGCCCATCATCGACTTGTTTAATGGTGAGATTGTCAGTTATACGATGAAGGACAGACCAACGTATGAGTTGGTCAAAGAGATGTTAAATGATGCCCTATCCAAGCTAAGCCAAGAAAAGATGGATGACAAACCCATCATTCATTCAGACCAAGGCTGGCACTATCAAATGCACCAGTATCAACAAACCCTAAAAGAACAAGGCTTAACCCAAAGCATGTCAAGAAAAGGCAATTGTTTGGATAATGCTGTGATAGAGAGCTTCTTTGGTACGCTAAAACAAGAGATATTTTATGAGACAACCACATTTACATCAACAGATGAACTTAAACAAGTGATTGATGAGTACATACACTACTACAATCATGATAGAATAAAGAGCAAATTAAAAGGACTAAGTCCTGTTAAGTACAGAAACTTAGTCCAATTAGGGTTAATACAACCACTTGCAACAACCTAA
- the betA gene encoding choline dehydrogenase: MTEYDYIIIGAGSAGNVLATRLTEDSDVSVLLLEAGGPDYRLDFRTQMPAALAYPLQGKRYNWAYLTDPEPYMNNRRMECGRGKGLGGSSLINGMCYIRGNAMDLDNWAKMDGLEDWSYADCLPYYKKSETRDVGENDYHGGTGPVSVTTSQRGSTIGSSVLFNAMVEAGVQAGYPRTDDLNGYQQEGFGPMDRTVTPKGRRSSTARGYLDMAKSRPNLTIKTHAVTDKILFSGKRAIGVQYLQGNDTNPTTVHAKREVILSAGAIASPQILQRSGVGAKNLLDEFKIPLVHDLPGVGENLQDHLEMYLQYECKKPVSLYPALKWYNQPAIGAEWLFLGTGIGASNQFEAGGFIRTRPEFEWPNIQYHFLPVAINYNGSNAVEEHGFQAHVGSMRSPSRGRIRLKSLNPHDHPSILFNYMSHEQDWQEFRDGIRITREIMHQPALDAYRGREISPSRHAQTDAELDEFVRNHAETAYHPSCSCKMGMDDMAVVDGQGRVHGLEGLRVVDASIMPLIITGNLNATTIMMAEKIADVMRGQKLPKSTAGYYKADPNVLRQEPVRAFDPSMML, encoded by the coding sequence ATGACAGAATATGACTATATCATCATCGGTGCAGGTTCGGCAGGCAATGTGCTTGCCACACGTCTGACAGAAGACAGTGATGTGAGCGTGCTACTTTTGGAAGCAGGTGGTCCTGATTATCGCTTGGATTTTCGCACGCAAATGCCCGCAGCACTGGCGTACCCCTTGCAAGGCAAACGCTACAACTGGGCGTATTTGACCGACCCTGAGCCTTATATGAACAACCGCCGTATGGAGTGCGGACGTGGTAAGGGGCTTGGCGGTTCATCGCTTATCAATGGTATGTGCTACATTCGTGGCAATGCCATGGATTTGGACAATTGGGCAAAAATGGACGGACTAGAAGATTGGAGCTATGCCGACTGCTTGCCTTATTATAAAAAATCAGAAACCCGTGATGTGGGCGAAAACGACTATCACGGTGGCACAGGCCCTGTGAGCGTAACGACTTCACAGCGTGGCTCAACCATTGGCAGTAGCGTGCTGTTTAATGCCATGGTAGAAGCAGGCGTGCAAGCAGGCTATCCACGCACCGATGATTTGAACGGCTATCAGCAAGAAGGCTTTGGACCTATGGACAGAACGGTTACGCCAAAAGGTCGCCGTTCTAGCACGGCTCGGGGCTATCTGGACATGGCAAAATCACGCCCCAATCTTACCATAAAAACCCACGCTGTAACCGACAAAATCCTATTTTCAGGCAAGCGTGCCATTGGCGTACAGTATCTACAAGGTAATGACACAAACCCCACAACCGTCCACGCCAAGCGAGAAGTGATACTCTCGGCAGGGGCGATTGCGTCTCCACAGATTTTACAGCGTTCGGGCGTTGGGGCAAAAAATTTGCTTGATGAATTTAAAATCCCTCTTGTCCATGACTTACCAGGGGTGGGCGAGAACTTACAAGACCATTTGGAGATGTACCTACAATACGAATGCAAAAAACCCGTATCGCTGTATCCTGCCCTAAAATGGTACAACCAACCTGCCATTGGGGCTGAGTGGCTGTTTTTGGGAACGGGCATTGGGGCAAGCAACCAGTTTGAGGCAGGGGGCTTTATCCGTACTCGTCCTGAATTTGAATGGCCAAATATCCAGTATCACTTTTTGCCAGTTGCCATTAACTACAACGGCTCAAATGCCGTAGAAGAGCATGGTTTTCAAGCACACGTTGGCTCCATGCGTTCGCCGTCTCGTGGACGTATCCGCCTAAAATCGCTAAATCCCCATGACCACCCAAGCATTTTGTTCAACTATATGTCGCACGAGCAAGACTGGCAAGAGTTTAGAGACGGCATTCGTATCACCCGTGAGATTATGCACCAGCCTGCTTTGGATGCCTACCGTGGGCGTGAGATTAGCCCAAGCCGTCATGCCCAGACCGATGCCGAGCTTGATGAATTTGTGCGTAATCATGCCGAGACCGCCTATCATCCGTCTTGTAGCTGTAAAATGGGCATGGACGATATGGCGGTTGTGGACGGGCAGGGACGTGTGCATGGCTTAGAAGGCTTGCGTGTGGTTGATGCGTCTATCATGCCCCTTATCATCACCGGCAACCTAAACGCCACCACCATTATGATGGCAGAAAAAATCGCCGATGTCATGCGTGGGCAAAAACTACCAAAATCAACGGCAGGTTATTATAAAGCCGACCCCAACGTGCTAAGACAAGAGCCTGTGCGAGCGTTTGACCCGAGTATGATGCTTTAA
- a CDS encoding serine hydrolase domain-containing protein: MWQDFPELLSKLQFDDSPAGGSLVITHKGETVVNTAIGQALPHQDWHAHTLSVNFSIGKGVMATLVAVLVSKGLLDYDTPISSYWAEFGVGGKEHITPRHILTHTAGLFNITTLTHDTDELTDWQTMTAKVAQMSPDTPKGQDEQGYGSAYSALVSGWILGGLVERISGLPLQHALDEYLATPLGIQGELYYGLPADKLGQVAKPVRYFDGTPTTKRKPTLKPDTPEMLAVYAGLDITPLWADKAETLGTSGINKLYFDTAKMNLVNYKNALMPNGRDGVEYHHDKVLQAVIPAANGVSTAHALATIYAMHANGGVWQGQTLITPAVLADMRAVRVDGFDAVMPANMRWRSGFHRLFSLQHTPNAYGHMGYNGSVAFCDPDRHLSFAFIHNFDTTMLNDVRQFVLSETAIARTTP, encoded by the coding sequence ATGTGGCAAGATTTTCCCGAACTGCTTTCTAAATTACAATTTGACGACTCGCCTGCCGGTGGCTCACTGGTCATCACTCACAAAGGCGAGACGGTGGTAAACACCGCCATAGGGCAAGCCTTGCCACACCAAGACTGGCACGCCCACACACTATCGGTAAATTTCTCTATCGGCAAAGGCGTGATGGCGACCCTTGTGGCGGTGCTGGTCTCAAAGGGGCTACTAGACTATGATACGCCCATTAGTTCGTATTGGGCGGAGTTTGGGGTAGGGGGCAAAGAGCATATCACGCCACGCCACATCTTGACCCACACCGCAGGGCTGTTTAACATCACCACGCTCACCCATGACACCGATGAGCTGACCGACTGGCAGACGATGACCGCCAAAGTCGCCCAAATGTCGCCTGACACCCCCAAAGGGCAGGACGAACAGGGCTATGGCAGTGCGTATAGTGCGTTGGTTTCGGGGTGGATTTTGGGGGGATTGGTGGAGCGTATATCGGGATTACCCTTGCAACACGCCCTAGATGAATACCTTGCTACGCCCTTAGGCATACAGGGCGAGCTGTATTATGGACTACCTGCCGATAAGCTAGGGCAAGTTGCCAAGCCAGTGCGGTATTTTGATGGCACGCCCACCACCAAACGCAAACCAACCCTAAAACCTGACACCCCAGAGATGTTGGCGGTCTATGCAGGGCTTGACATCACGCCATTGTGGGCGGATAAAGCAGAGACGCTTGGTACATCTGGCATTAATAAGCTGTATTTTGACACCGCCAAGATGAACCTTGTCAATTATAAAAACGCACTCATGCCAAACGGACGTGATGGCGTGGAATATCATCATGATAAGGTGTTGCAAGCGGTCATTCCTGCCGCCAATGGGGTCTCTACCGCTCACGCCCTAGCGACTATTTATGCCATGCACGCCAATGGTGGCGTATGGCAAGGGCAAACGCTCATCACGCCTGCGGTACTTGCTGACATGCGTGCGGTGCGTGTGGACGGTTTTGATGCGGTCATGCCTGCCAATATGCGGTGGCGGTCGGGTTTTCATCGCCTGTTTAGCTTGCAACACACGCCAAACGCCTACGGACACATGGGTTATAATGGCTCGGTGGCGTTCTGCGACCCTGACAGGCACTTGTCGTTTGCCTTTATTCATAATTTTGATACAACCATGCTAAATGACGTACGTCAGTTTGTACTATCAGAGACGGCAATCGCTCGCACCACGCCTTAA
- the betB gene encoding betaine-aldehyde dehydrogenase: protein MPLSSLPNVEQTSLYIGGKYVSASSGEFFETVNPATADTLAKLQSASKADVDKAVQSAKAGQKIWASMTAVERSRILLKAVAILREQNDELARLETADTGKAISETAYVDIVTGADVLEYYAGLATAVEGVQVPLRTGKEGSFFYTQREPLGVVAGIGAWNYPIQIALWKSAPALASGNAMIFKPSEVTPLTALKLAEIYSQAGVPDGVFNVVQGGGDVGAYLTEHPDIAKISFTGSVATGKKVMSLAGASSLKDVTMELGGKSPLIICDDADIELAADVAMMANFYSTGQVCTNGTRVFVPTAKKHAFEQAILARLPKVRLGDPTDETTNMGPLVSFAHMERVLDYMEQGKKAGATVLFGGRRAVADDFAERGESLSKGAFVLPTVFTDCTDEMSIVTDEIFGPVMSILTYDDEDEAIERANDTIFGLAGGVVTSDLNKAHRITHALQAGICWVNTWGESDAKMPVGGYKQSGVGRENGIMTLEHYTQVKSIQIEMGKFESIFK, encoded by the coding sequence ATGCCATTGTCATCACTACCAAACGTAGAACAAACATCGTTATATATCGGTGGAAAATATGTATCCGCCAGCAGTGGGGAGTTTTTTGAGACGGTCAACCCTGCCACGGCAGACACGCTTGCCAAGCTACAAAGTGCTTCAAAAGCGGACGTGGATAAAGCGGTGCAAAGTGCCAAAGCAGGACAAAAAATCTGGGCAAGCATGACGGCGGTGGAGCGTTCTCGGATACTGCTAAAAGCGGTGGCGATTTTGCGTGAACAAAATGATGAGCTGGCACGCTTGGAGACGGCGGACACAGGCAAGGCAATCAGCGAAACCGCTTATGTGGATATTGTTACAGGGGCGGACGTGTTGGAGTATTATGCAGGGCTTGCCACAGCCGTTGAAGGGGTGCAGGTGCCACTTCGTACTGGCAAAGAAGGGAGCTTTTTTTATACCCAAAGAGAACCGCTTGGCGTGGTGGCAGGGATTGGGGCGTGGAATTATCCCATTCAAATCGCCCTATGGAAATCCGCTCCTGCTTTGGCGTCTGGTAATGCCATGATTTTTAAGCCGAGTGAAGTTACGCCTTTGACCGCCCTAAAACTTGCCGAGATTTATAGCCAAGCTGGTGTGCCTGACGGGGTGTTTAATGTCGTGCAAGGCGGTGGCGATGTGGGGGCGTATCTGACCGAACACCCTGACATTGCCAAAATCTCATTTACAGGCTCGGTGGCAACGGGCAAAAAAGTGATGAGCCTTGCAGGAGCGTCATCACTAAAAGACGTAACCATGGAGCTTGGCGGTAAGTCGCCCTTGATTATTTGTGATGATGCTGATATTGAGCTGGCAGCCGATGTGGCGATGATGGCAAACTTTTATAGCACAGGGCAAGTGTGTACCAATGGCACACGAGTTTTTGTGCCAACTGCCAAAAAACACGCCTTTGAACAAGCCATTTTGGCACGCCTGCCCAAGGTTCGCTTGGGCGACCCGACTGATGAGACAACCAACATGGGTCCTTTGGTGAGCTTTGCCCACATGGAGCGAGTGCTTGATTATATGGAGCAGGGCAAAAAAGCAGGGGCAACGGTGCTGTTTGGTGGACGGCGTGCGGTGGCGGACGATTTTGCCGAGCGTGGCGAGTCGCTGTCCAAGGGGGCGTTTGTGCTACCGACCGTCTTTACCGATTGTACCGATGAGATGAGTATTGTTACTGATGAGATTTTTGGCCCTGTCATGAGTATTTTGACTTATGATGATGAAGATGAAGCGATAGAGCGTGCCAATGACACAATTTTTGGCTTGGCAGGGGGCGTGGTTACGTCTGATTTAAATAAAGCTCATCGCATTACTCACGCCTTGCAGGCAGGCATTTGCTGGGTCAATACATGGGGCGAGTCGGACGCCAAAATGCCTGTGGGGGGCTACAAACAATCAGGCGTGGGGCGTGAAAACGGCATAATGACGCTAGAGCATTATACCCAAGTCAAATCCATTCAAATAGAAATGGGTAAATTTGAATCTATTTTTAAATAA
- a CDS encoding branched-chain amino acid transaminase: MSLATQDGKMWLDGELINQPDAKVHVLTHSLHYGLAVFEGVRAYQTPDGRTAIFRLHEHTERLLNSAKIFQLDVRYSHDELVKAQKDVVRENGLASAYIRPLIWVGSEKLGIAAKDNTIHSAVAAWHWGAYLGEDGIKNGIRAKTSSYTHHHPNVTMCKAKAAANYPVSILANQEATKAGYDEAILMDPLGYVCQGSGENLFLVKNGELHTPDLAGGALDGITRRTIIEFAHDLGIKVVERRITRDEFYLADEIFMTGTAAEVTPIREYDDRVIGKGGRGELTEKLQTLYFDVVQGRNDKYKHWLSFVDE; encoded by the coding sequence ATGAGTTTAGCAACCCAAGACGGCAAAATGTGGCTAGATGGCGAACTAATCAACCAACCTGATGCCAAAGTCCACGTTTTGACCCACAGCCTGCATTATGGTTTGGCGGTTTTTGAAGGCGTGCGTGCCTATCAGACCCCTGACGGACGTACCGCCATTTTCCGTCTGCATGAACACACCGAACGTCTGCTTAATTCTGCCAAAATTTTTCAGCTAGACGTGCGTTATAGCCATGATGAGCTGGTCAAAGCCCAAAAAGACGTGGTGCGTGAAAATGGCTTGGCGTCTGCCTATATTCGTCCGCTCATCTGGGTGGGTTCAGAAAAGCTCGGTATCGCCGCCAAAGACAATACCATTCATTCAGCCGTTGCTGCATGGCACTGGGGGGCATATCTGGGCGAAGATGGTATCAAAAATGGTATCCGTGCCAAAACATCAAGCTATACACACCATCACCCTAACGTAACCATGTGTAAGGCAAAAGCCGCCGCCAACTATCCTGTCTCTATTCTAGCCAACCAAGAAGCGACCAAAGCAGGCTATGATGAAGCCATTCTTATGGACCCACTGGGCTACGTATGTCAAGGCTCGGGCGAGAACTTATTTTTGGTGAAAAATGGCGAGCTGCATACCCCAGACCTTGCAGGCGGAGCGTTAGACGGCATTACTCGCCGTACGATTATTGAGTTCGCTCATGATTTGGGTATCAAAGTCGTAGAACGCCGTATCACTCGTGATGAGTTCTACCTTGCCGATGAGATTTTTATGACAGGCACCGCTGCCGAAGTTACCCCAATCCGTGAATATGATGACCGTGTCATCGGTAAGGGCGGACGTGGCGAGCTGACCGAAAAACTACAAACCTTGTATTTTGACGTGGTGCAAGGGCGTAATGACAAATACAAGCACTGGTTATCTTTTGTTGATGAATAA